One window from the genome of Chrysemys picta bellii isolate R12L10 chromosome 15, ASM1138683v2, whole genome shotgun sequence encodes:
- the RIMBP3C gene encoding RIMS-binding protein 3C, with protein MTRDSPGGGPPPGGRLSPRKTPAPPAGSQAQHDEHKRELEALRAELDGERLRSQESRRRFAAEARELREAAERDRQLLADQLRSKWEQQRARELHQLRELSLREREAEIRQLIRWKDAELRQAQELLQRERDAAVRQARDLQRQLAEELVSRGYGSTRGCPAGLSSECRGKLQEVLGKLRWETDGDQAARIRHLRAELELERSLFLKYILERFEGEQQPAGCPHRARHGPQPRLSRSLLEGPRPRSLESLIAAASPDGGAARSRSLDSSLAKPESSQAGHQAPLEGSPPQSPCQGQPAQKALEEDAHPQEGAAKELPLKPTSKEGPLECLDSPPEGKMGSWGSAGEGGTQTVGQPQEWLSGSSYSQLVTQNTDLLSALEDLERRCTALKEENGLLRRSSFPEMQEKVKRLKRKNADLAIIAKRLEERARKLQESNLKVVNAPIPLSLKGSNVELCKKAFARQRAKDLSEQASILLAKDKQIEALQRECWELQAKLATGKESSCWLHLSDFDRLLRESQKEVLRLQRQITLKNLKESLQSSKMGPDSSSPAATMCLIQETLAPNIDASLDGSSLPKQTPPGSITLAKDIKPVALPLGNVSEEHENIPLKTDPDSKNQIQHLEVELSKKFKQCETLEQEMEKRQKKCEELEMQLQEVLTKNARMTEENAQLSGKTKWTEKVESENADLKVKLMGVTEEWNSAVQLTKGLQTKVDDLEHVLKDMKEMAKRRQQLEVDHEKTLLALQKKEEEVKYLQQAQVEAKREHEEVVQLLEAQVRELENQYHSQTKHFNLLSQELEQLQIKNSDLVTSDLPHATCCSSENCHVPQCSKNINDVDFVSTPAAFKKQSKKLEFQSNSSKSESTQYSPKSCPTPEGDSASEMDELETDKFSLILEPERQGPAKLQVFLARYSYDPFDGPNKNPEAELPLTAGEYIYIYGEMDEDGFFEGELMDGRRGLVPSNLIEEVSDDDLMTFVPPKTSDVSHTSDHEMSFLSRSASSGEKSDCHDEEISVNLLPNRLEGDMEMPDHTAVPYPRNLTIIKLFARSVVIGWESPLMPAGWGDVQSYNIYVDTELCQNVSSGCQTQAAIENLDLKIKAYRISVQSVTEKGNSDKMQCTFLVGQGFHIAPALLKLRSITATSAEVTWLPSSSNYTHAVYLNEKECDVTKAGIYWYTFHNLQPNTQYNAKVETQPQKMVWDLPQEKWEQKSAMIKFITPSAGPPDAPLDVQVQPDPSAGILVISWLPVTIDAAGSSNGVRVTGYAVYVNGQRVTEVISPTAGSAIIELSQLEILQGSQKVSVRTVSPSGESVDSVPALIPSAMLNVPSCCSSSKSMSTSLTSELLYGEFIDSQHAEIPLMHCTSSPSSEMFMASQDNKFTIHFTSNCGDSVASLPASIPPHQLFSSQSSSLIHELAMCNIGDNVARDKDDKCLKSYQQTAVSVQPSGLVFPTRCCEESVNSRMSALKELAEDSQRKRIKKLFVTKKAVLENQMDTSNMKMSMITHYVHSDDKSVKDSTTQDIEAYDVSCLSSGPQLCSSQLELEDSYRDIGIPNICVQEVPDISTEKKQTKELSKEVPSLGMSRDEIQEDQTSRIGNWQLNPVGDHSHSSDLSDILEEEEEDLDLDTQEENRIKVFGNDSRLPELPEFPMQWAQNRKMSKTLRIGQAGTSSFSKAGPLRSFVSEEIVNDDSVRIFVALFDYDPISMSPNLDAAEEELPFKKGQILKVVGDKDADGFYRGEYAGRVGYIPYNMVSEVQVESNEMKQHLLKQGSITDEKSVINLVEVDTKNNNKSHTELSWQDSKAEQLTSKTMVAVFDYNPRENSLNVDVESELTFNAGDIITVFGSVDDDGFYYGELNGQRGLIPSDFLKAISRDEE; from the coding sequence ATGACCCGGGACAGCCCGGGCGGGGGCCCGCCCCCGGGGGGCCGGCTGTCTCCCCGCAAGACCCCGGCGCCGCCCGCCGGCAGCCAGGCCCAGCACGACGAGCACAAGCGGGAGCTGGAGGCGCTGCGGGCCGAGCTGGACGGGGAGCGGCTGCGCTCGCAGGAGAGCCGACGCCGCTTCGCCGCAGAGGCCCGCGAGCTGCGGGAGGCGGCCGAGCGCGACCGCCAGCTGCTGGCCGACCAGCTCCGCTCCAAGTGGGAGCAGCAGCGGGCCCGGGAGCTGCACCAGCTGCGGGAGCTGAGCCTGCGGGAGCGGGAGGCCGAGATCCGCCAGCTCATCCGCTGGAAGGACGCCGAGCTGCGCCAGGCCCAGGAGCTGCTCCAGCGGGAGCGGGACGCcgccgtgcggcaggcccgggacCTGCAGCGGCAGCTGGCCGAGGAGCTGGTGAGCCGGGGCTACGGCAGCACCCGGGGCTGCCCCGCGGGGCTGAGCAGCGAATGCCGCGGCaagctgcaggaggtgctgggcaagCTGCGCTGGGAGACCGATGGCGACCAGGCCGCCCGCATCCGCCACCTCAGGGccgagctggagctggagcggagcctcTTCCTCAAGTACATCCTGGAGCGGTTCGAGGGCGAGCAGCAGCCCGCCGGCTGCCCGCACAGGGCCAGGCACGGCCCGCAGCCCCGCCTCAGTAGGAGCCTCCTGGAAGGGCCGAGGCCCCGCTCCTTGGAAAGCCTCATCGCCGCCGCCTCCCCGGATGGGGGAGCCGCCAGGTCTCGCTCGCTGGACAGCAGCCTAGCCAAGCCCGAGTCTTCGCAGGCAGGGCACCAGGCCCCGCTGGAGGGGAGCCCCCCGCAGAGCCCCTGCCAGGGACAGCCGGCCCAAAAGGCCTTAGAAGAAGATGCCCACCCGCAGGAAGGAGCTGCCAAGGAGCTCCCCCTGAAGCCCACCAGTAAGGAGGGTCCCCTGGAGTGCTTGGACTCGCCTCCGGAAGGGAAGATGGGCAGCTGGGGGTCTGCAGGAGAGGGTGGCACCCAGACAGTGGGGCAGCCGCAGGAGTGGCTCTCTGGCAGCAGTTACAGCCAGCTGGTGACACAGAACACCGACCTGCTAAGTGCCCTGGAGGATCTAGAGCGGCGATGCACAGCCCTTAAGGAAGAGAACGGCCTTCTGAGGAGGAGCAGCTTCCCCGAGATGCAGGAGAAGGTGAAGCGGCTCAAGAGGAAAAATGCAGATCTGGCCATCATTGCTAAGCGATTGGAGGAGAGAGCCAGGAAACTCCAGGAGTCCAACCTCAAGGTGGTCAATGCTCCAATACCCCTATCCCTCAAAGGCTCCAATGTGGAACTGTGCAAGAAAGCATTTGCCCGGCAGCGGGCTAAAGACCTGAGCGAACAAGCTAGCATCCTTCTGGCCAAAGACAAACAGATAGAAGCCTTGCAGAGAGAGTGTTGGGAGCTGCAGGCCAAATTGGCCACAGGCAAGGAGAGCTCATGCTGGCTCCATTTAAGTGACTTTGATCGTTTGTTGCGGGAGTCTCAGAAAGAAGTGTTACGATTACAGAGACAGATCACGTTGAAGAACCTGAAAGAGTCTCTACAGTCCTCCAAAATGGGTCCAGACAGTTCTTCTCCAGCTGCTACCATGTGCCTAATACAGGAAACACTTGCACCAAACATTGATGCAAGCTTAGATGGTTCATCTTTGCCAAAACAGACACCACCAGGATCAATCACTTTGGCCAAGGATATTAAGCCAGTAGCACTACCTCTGGGAAATGTGTCTGAGGAACATGAAAACATCCCTTTAAAAACAGACCCAGACAGCAAAAATCAGATACAGCATTTGGAAGTAGAGCTTAGTAAGAAATTTAAGCAGTGTGAAACCCTTGAACAAGAAATGGAGAAAAGGCAGAAAAAATGTGAAGAGTTGGAAATGCAGCTTCAGGAGGTGCTGACTAAAAATGCCAGAATGACTGAGGAAAATGCTCAACTCAGTGGGAAAACTAAATGGACAGAAAAGGTTGAATCTGAAAATGCTGACCTGAAGGTAAAATTAATGGGAGTGACAGAGGAGTGGAATTCTGCTGTCCAGTTGACTAAAGGACTTCAAACCAAGGTGGACGATTTAGAGCATGTACTGAAGGACATGaaagaaatggcaaagagaaGGCAACAGCTGGAGGTTGACCATGAGAAAACACTGTTAGCACTGcagaagaaagaagaggaggTCAAATATTTGCAGCAGGCCCAGGTAGAAGCAAAAAGGGAACATGAAGAGGTAGTACAGCTATTAGAAGCCCAGGTGAGAGAATTGGAGAATCAGTATCACAGTCAAACTAAACATTTTAATCTTCTGTCTCAGGAACTCGaacaattacaaataaaaaattCTGACCTTGTGACTTCAGACTTGCCACACGCTACGTGCTGTTCCTCAGAAAATTGCCATGTTCCTCAGTGCAGTAAGAATATTAATGATGTAGACTTTGTATCCACTCCTGCTGCTTTTAAGAAGCAAAGCAAGAAACTGGAGTTCCAGTCAAACTCCTCAAAATCAGAATCCACACAGTACAGTCCTAAGTCCTGCCCCACTCCAGAGGGGGATAGTGCAAGTGAGATGGATGAATTGGAGACGGACAAATTTTCCCTAATCTTGGAGCCTGAGAGACAAGGTCCTGCAAAACTTCAAGTGTTTTTAGCTCGATACAGCTATGACCCTTTTGATGGTCCTAATAAGAACCCTGAGGCAGAGCTTCCACTGACAGCTGGAGAATACATTTATATCTATGGAGAGATGGATGAGGATGGCTTCTTCGAAGGAGAGctgatggatggcagaagagggCTGGTTCCCTCTAATTTGATAGAAGAAGTTTCAGATGATGACCTCATGACCTTTGTGCCTCCAAAGACAAGTGACGTCTCTCATACTTCAGATCATGAAATGAGTTTCCTCAGCAGAAGTGCTAGTAGTGGAGAAAAGAGTGATTGCCATGATGAAGAAATCAGTGTCAATCTATTGCCTAATAGATTAGAAGGAGACATGGAAATGCCTGATCATACAGCGGTGCCTTATCCAAGAAATTTGACTATAATCAAACTGTTTGCAAGAAGTGTTGTTATAGGCTGGGAGTCACCACTCATGCCAGCTGGCTGGGGAGATGTGCAGAGCTATAACATATATGTAGATACAGAACTTTGCCAAAATGTGAGTTCTGGTTGTCAGACTCAAGCAGCAATTGAGAATCTGGATTTAAAGATTAAGGCATATCGGATCTCAGTACAAAGTGTGACAGAGAAGGGAAACTCGGATAAGATGCAATGTACCTTCCTTGTAGGGCAAGGTTTCCATATAGCACCAGCACTTCTGAAACTTAGGAGCATCACTGCCACTTCAGCAGAGGTCACCTGGTTACCAAGCAGTAGCAACTACACTCATGCAGTGTACCTTAATGAGAAGGAGTGTGATGTGACAAAGGCAGGGATCTACTGGTACACTTTCCATAACCTGCAACCCAACACTCAATACAATGCAAAAGTGGAAACACAGCCTCAGAAGATGGTATGGGATTTGCCTCAAGAGAAATGGGAGCAGAAATCAGCAATGATTAAGTTCATTACTCCATCAGCGGGACCACCTGATGCTCCACTTGATGTCCAAGTACAGCCTGATCCCTCAGCAGGCATTCTAGTTATCAGCTGGCTACCAGTGACAATTGATGCAGCAGGATCATCCAATGGGGTACGAGTTACTGGTTATGCTGTGTATGTCAATGGACAAAGAGTAACAGAAGTTATATCTCCAACAGCGGGGAGTGCCATAATAGAACTGTCCCAGTTAGAGATTCTACAAGGGTCTCAGAAGGTTTCTGTGAGAACTGTCTCCCCCAGTGGAGAGTCAGTTGATTCTGTGCCAGCTCTGATTCCCTCAGCCATGTTGAATGTTCCCAGTTGTTGTTCATCATCAAAGTCTATGTCTACCAGCCTGACCTCTGAATTACTCTATGGGGAATTCATAGACTCTCAGCATGCGGAAATCCCTTTGATGCACTGCACATCTTCACCCTCTTCAGAGATGTTCATGGCCAGTCAAGATAACAAATTCACCATTCACTTCACCTCCAACTGCGGAGACTCAGTAGCTTCTCTGCCAGCAAGCATCCCCCCACACCAGTTGTTCTCCTCTCAGAGTTCTTCTTTGATACATGAGCTTGCAATGTGCAACATTGGTGATAACGTAGCAAGAGATAAAGATGATAAATGTTTAAAGTCTTATCAGCAGACAGCAGTCAGTGTGCAACCTTCAGGCCTTGTCTTTCCAACTAGATGTTGTGAAGAATCAGTCAATTCCAGGATGTCAGCATTAAAAGAACTTGCTGAagacagccagagaaagaggataAAAAAGCTCTTTGTTACTAAAAAAGCTGTACTTGAAAATCAAATGGACACTAGCAACATGAAAATGTCTATGATCACCCACTATGTGCACTCTGACGACAAGTCTGTGAAAGATTCAACCACTCAAGATATTGAGGCATATGATGTGAGCTGCTTGAGTTCTGGGCCTCAGCTGTGTTCTAGTCAGCTTGAATTGGAGGACAGTTACAGAGACATAGGTATACCTAATATCTGTGTTCAGGAAGTCCCAGATATTTCCACTGAGAAGAAACAGACGAAAGAATTATCCAAAGAAGTCCCCAGCCTAGGGATGTCTAGAGATGAAATACAGGAAGACCAAACATCAAGAATAGGAAACTGGCAATTGAATCCTGTTGGTGACCACAGCCACAGTTCTGATCTTTCAGATATtttggaagaggaagaagaggacctGGATTTAGACACGCAGGAAGAGAATAGAATAAAGGTGTTTGGTAATGATTCCAGGCTGCCGGAGCTTCCAGAGTTTCCCATGCAGTGGGCTCAAAACAGAAAAATGAGCAAGACTTTAAGAATAGGTCAAGCAGGGACATCTTCATTTTCCAAAGCAGGCCCTCTGAGAAGCTTCGTCTCAGAGGAAATAGTTAATGATGATTCAGTAAGGATATTTGTGGCCCTTTTTGACTATGATCCCATATCTATGTCACCTAATCTTGATGCAGCTGAAGAGGAGCTCCCATTTAAAAAGGGGCAGATTCTAAAGGTGGTTGGTGATAAAGATGCTGATGGCTTTTACAGAGGTGAATATGCAGGAAGGGTAGGGTATATTCCCTATAATATGGTGTCTGAAGTGCAGGTGGAGAGTAATGAAATGAAACAGCACCTGTTAAAACAAGGTTCCATTACTGATGAAAAATCTGTGATTAACTTAGTGGAGGTGGATACAAAGAATAACAATAAGTCTCACACAGAACTTAGCTGGCAGGATAGCAAGGCTGAACAGCTTACTTCTAAGACAATGGTGGCTGTCTTTGACTACAACCCAAGGGAGAACTCATTAAACGTAGATGTGGAAAGTGAGCTGACATTTAATGCTGGAGACATCATCACAGTATTTGGGTCTGTGGATGATGATGGATTCTACTATGGGGAGTTAAATGGACAGAGAGGCCTTATCCCGTCTGACTTTCTAAAAGCTATCTCTCGGGATGAAGAGTAA